One Felis catus isolate Fca126 chromosome D1, F.catus_Fca126_mat1.0, whole genome shotgun sequence DNA segment encodes these proteins:
- the LOC101098577 gene encoding olfactory receptor 5W2-like, with protein MDKENCSSLTEFFLLGITDNSEIKVTLFTTILLIYLTNLLANLGMIILIRMSSQLNTPMYFFLSHLSFCDLCYSTAIGPKTLVDLLAKNTSIPFVGCALQFLVFCTFADSECLLLAVMAFDRYKAISNPLLYTVNMSSRVCFLLMAGVYVLATADALIHTTLTFRLCFCGSKEINHFFCDVPPLLLLSCADTQLNELAIFTIFGFIELSTISVVLVSYCYIILSVLKIHSAEGRFKAFSTCTSHITTVAIFLGTMIFMYFRPSSSYSLDQDKMTSLFYTLVIPMLNPLIYSLRNKDVKRALEKLKNKIQF; from the coding sequence atggacaaagaaaactGCTCCTCCTTGACTGAATTCTTTCTCTTGGGAATTACggacaactctgagatcaaagTGACTCTATTCACCACCATCCTGCTTATTTATCTCACTAATCTCCTGGCAAACCTCGGAATGATTATTCTAATTAGAATGAGTTCTCAGCTGAACACGCCAATGTACTTTTTCCTTAGCCACCTCTCTTTCTGTGACCTCTGTTATTCCACAGCAATTGGGCCCAAAACGTTGGTAGACCTTCTAGCCAAAAACACATCAATCCCTTTCGTTGGCTGTGCTCTGCAATTCTTGGTCTTCTGTACGTTTGCTGATTCCGAGTGCCTACTGCTGGCGGTGATGGCCTTTGATCGGTACAAGGCCATTAGCAACCCCTTGCTCTACACGGTCAACATGTCCAGCAGAGTGTGCTTCCTGCTCATGGCGGGGGTTTACGTGCTGGCAACGGCAGATGCTTTGATACACACGACACTAACATTCCGGTTATGTTTCTGTGGATCAAAGGAGATTAATCACTTCTTCTGTGATGTACCCCCTCTCCTATTGCTCTCTTGCGCAGACACACAACTCAACGAATTAGCAATATTCACCATTTTTGGCTTCATTGAACTGAGCACCATTTCAGTAGTCCTTGTCTCTTATTGTTATATAATCCTATCCGTCCTGAAGATCCACTCTGCTGAGGGGAGGTTCAAAGCTTTCTCCACCTGCACCTCCCACATAACTACTGTTGCAATTTTCCTGGGGACCATGATCTTCATGTATTTCCGGCCGAGTTCTTCCTACTCTCTTGATCAAGACAAAATGACCTCCTTGTTTTACACCCTTGTGATTCCCATGTTAAACCCACTGATTTATAGCCTACGGAACAAGGACGTAAAAAGGGCcttagaaaaattgaaaaacaaaatacagttttaa